A portion of the Candidatus Pristimantibacillus lignocellulolyticus genome contains these proteins:
- a CDS encoding DUF3243 domain-containing protein — MSSVLDQFESWKDFLKDRVAQGKTLGLSEETIANLAYEIGSFLDERVDPKNNEQAVLKQLWDVGDDSDRHAIAKLMVKLAEKS; from the coding sequence ATGTCATCAGTTCTAGATCAGTTTGAGTCTTGGAAAGATTTTTTGAAGGATCGTGTAGCGCAAGGGAAAACTTTAGGTTTATCTGAAGAAACGATTGCTAACCTTGCTTATGAGATTGGTTCATTTCTAGATGAACGAGTTGACCCAAAAAATAATGAACAAGCCGTTCTGAAGCAATTATGGGATGTTGGTGACGATTCTGATCGTCATGCCATCGCAAAATTGATGGTGAAATTGGCAGAAAAGTCGTAA
- a CDS encoding DUF3388 domain-containing protein, with translation MEHKQWYMEYTIHKNRPGLLGDIASLLGMLEVNILTINGVDHHTRGLLLQTDDDEKIDLLGKLLTKVDDITVNKLRTPTIVDILAVRHGRYIERDSDDRKTFRFTRNELGLLVDFLGEVFKRDGNYVIGLRGMPRVGKTESIIAGSVCSNKRWTFVSSTLLRQTVRSQLSDQEMDPNNIFIIDGIVSTIRSNERHYSLIQEIMSMPSTKVIEHPDIFIRESNYDYSHFDIIVELRNTPDEEITYETFTTHYTEEF, from the coding sequence TTGGAACACAAACAATGGTATATGGAGTATACAATACATAAGAACAGACCAGGATTACTCGGTGATATTGCTTCTTTGTTAGGGATGCTCGAAGTAAATATTTTAACAATTAATGGTGTAGATCATCATACTCGTGGCTTACTTTTACAAACAGATGATGATGAAAAAATCGATCTTTTGGGCAAGCTATTAACGAAGGTCGATGACATTACTGTTAATAAATTAAGAACTCCAACCATTGTTGACATTTTGGCAGTTCGTCATGGTCGCTATATTGAACGCGACTCAGATGATCGTAAGACGTTCAGATTTACTCGGAATGAATTGGGTTTATTAGTAGATTTTCTAGGAGAAGTATTTAAGCGAGATGGTAATTACGTCATTGGGCTTCGTGGTATGCCTCGAGTCGGGAAAACAGAATCAATTATTGCAGGAAGTGTATGCTCTAATAAACGATGGACATTTGTTTCTTCTACATTATTAAGGCAAACAGTAAGAAGCCAACTTTCCGATCAAGAAATGGATCCTAACAATATCTTTATTATTGATGGGATCGTTAGTACCATTCGATCTAATGAACGGCACTACTCTTTAATTCAGGAAATTATGTCGATGCCTTCCACGAAAGTGATAGAACATCCAGACATTTTTATACGGGAATCAAATTATGATTACAGTCATTTTGATATTATTGTTGAATTGCGAAATACACCAGATGAAGAAATAACTTATGAAACTTTCACTACACACTATACTGAAGAATTCTAA
- a CDS encoding helix-turn-helix domain-containing protein, with amino-acid sequence MSELGEVLKKARLEKNMSLDEIQDVTKIRKRYLEALESGDYNVLPGKFYIRAFIKNYAEVVGLDSEEVLKYYHDEVPATEAVINEPIPARKPKRMRSASSEKFGKIGFTVLMWCFIALIAFAIWYYFANKEDAPEPGGNGKQITDNSDISKITPSPTPTPTITPTPTPTIAPLSISFVEKSGRDDVFLVSPKKDTYSLKLVASGGASWIEIYEGGKNGTRLHYASMQDGDTISYDVTKDVYIVMRYAGYIEATLDGVVIEDNDIEKARILLKLDTAGVENTTTAE; translated from the coding sequence GTGTCTGAATTAGGTGAAGTATTAAAAAAGGCTAGATTAGAAAAAAATATGTCTTTAGATGAGATACAGGATGTAACCAAAATTAGAAAACGTTATTTAGAAGCATTAGAATCTGGAGATTACAATGTATTGCCAGGTAAATTCTATATTCGTGCTTTTATTAAAAATTATGCCGAAGTAGTTGGGTTAGATTCTGAGGAAGTATTGAAATATTATCACGATGAAGTGCCTGCTACTGAAGCAGTGATTAATGAACCAATTCCCGCACGTAAACCGAAGAGAATGCGTTCTGCTTCATCTGAAAAGTTCGGAAAAATAGGATTTACAGTGCTCATGTGGTGTTTTATTGCATTAATAGCTTTTGCTATATGGTATTATTTCGCTAATAAGGAAGATGCACCTGAACCCGGTGGGAATGGTAAGCAGATTACCGATAATTCGGATATTTCTAAAATAACTCCATCACCGACTCCAACTCCAACTATAACGCCTACACCTACGCCTACTATTGCACCATTATCTATTTCGTTTGTAGAAAAAAGTGGTAGAGATGATGTGTTTTTAGTTAGTCCTAAGAAAGACACATACTCCTTAAAGTTAGTTGCATCGGGTGGTGCTAGTTGGATCGAAATATATGAAGGCGGTAAAAACGGAACGCGACTTCATTATGCTAGTATGCAAGATGGAGACACAATTAGCTATGATGTAACGAAAGATGTTTATATTGTTATGCGATATGCGGGTTATATTGAGGCAACTTTGGATGGTGTCGTTATTGAAGATAACGATATTGAAAAAGCAAGAATACTATTAAAACTAGACACAGCTGGTGTAGAAAATACGACGACAGCTGAATAG